The following nucleotide sequence is from Mesobacillus jeotgali.
GAATTCGGCCTTACATGGAATGCTCCACTTGAAACAGGCGGCGTTCTAGTCGGCAAAGACATCAAGATCAAAGTAGAACTTGAAGTGAATCCAGCAGCATAAATTTAATGAAAAAAGGGCGGCTTATCGTGAGCCGCCCTTTCCTTTACAATTCCATCGTCATAAATACACTGTTCTGATCTTCTATGTAATCACCGAATGGAGGGCAATAAACAAAGCCGTATTTTTCATAGAGCTTTCTTGCAGGAAAGAACGCTTCCATTGAACCTGTTTCCAGGCTCAGTCTTGCATAGCCGCGCTTTCTGGCTTCCTTGATGATGTGCTCAAGCATGGCCTGTGCGACGCCTTTTCGGAGGTGAGCGGTGGCGGTTCTCATTGATTTGAGCTCACCATGCATGGAATCAAGCTTCTTCAATGCACCGCAGCCCATCAACTGCTCCTCGCTCCAGACTGTCCAGAAGGTAATATCCGGTCCTTTTAACTCACCAAGCCCCAGCGCATGAATGCTCTCAGGAGGGGAGTGGAGTTTCATTCCGTTCAAATGTTCCCCAATCAATGAAACCACTTGAGCACCTGTTAGATCATCGATTTTAATTTCCATACACAATCCCCCGACGACTTTATTTCTTTTTCTGACGAAATAAATCCATGGATTTATATCCTTGTGATAAAACCTCGACCATTTGTTCCTGGCGTTTTTCACGCGTTTTTTGTTGCTTGGCTGAAAAAATAAATCGAGCCCAATCCTTTTGGTATCCAGGGGTGAGTTCTTTATAAAATTGTCGCTCATTTGGATAATCTGTTAGTAATTTTTCAACATCATGGACGTTGTCCTCGTAATCAGCCACACACTGACTTGCTGCTGTTGACTTATATGCTGGTTTCTTTTCTCGCTTTAATCCAACGACCGTAAAAACATCATCCATACTGACCATTCTCGAAAATTTAATATCGCTATTTTCCACATACCCATCTTCTCCTACTTTTACCGCGTGGAAGATTTCATCTCTATGAACATAAGATTGATAACGCTTGTTTCCTTTTTTCGGATAGGCAAAAAATAAGTAACCTTTTTCTTGCAAGTGCTGTCCATTAATGATGCTTTGTGTGTGTTCCACCATCTCCTCAATACTTTCGACGAAAATGAAAATCGCATCATGGTCTCCAGAAATTTGCGTCTTATAACCATCGAAAAGATCATAATCATCTGGTTGGTTGAGTACAGCCAGATTGCTATACTTAGTCAGATTTAATTTACTTATGATTGTCATACTATCCTCCAGTTTCATCAGCCAATCAATTATAGTTGAAAGTTTGATTATACTTTTTTTGTATCTTTATTATAGAGTATGTGAAGTGGTATGATGCAATGGCTAAAGCATATATAAAAATAAACGAAACGAGTTGTTCTTTATGGTAGATGAAAATCTCAAGGAGAATTGGTTAAAGAATACCATTATCGGCTGTCAAGAAAATGCGGTAATCGTGACAGGTTTGGGTGCTGACGGTGAAAAGCTGTCAAGAAAATGCGGTTATTGTGACAGGTTTGGGTGCTGAGAGTGAAAAGCTGTCAAAAGAAAGCCCGACTTAAGACAGGTTTGGCGCCAAAAGCAGAAAAGCTGTCAATAGAAAGCCCGACTTGTGACAGGTTTGGGTGCTGACGGTGAAAAGCTGTCAAGAAAATGCGGTTATTGTGACAGGTTTGGGTGCTGACGGTGAAAAGCTGTCAAGAAAATGCGGTTATTGTGACAGGTTTGGGTGCTGAGAGTGAAAAGCTGTCAAGAAAATGCGGTTATTGTGACAGGTTTGGGTGCTGACGGTGAAAAGCTGTCAAGAAAATGCGTTATTGTGACAGGTTTGGGTGCTGAGAGTGAGCTGTCAAGAAAATGTGGTTATTATGACAGATTTAGGTGCTGAGGGTGAAAAGCTGTCAAGAAAAGCGGTAATCGTGACAGGTTTGGGTGCGAGGTGAAAAGCTGTCAAGAAAGCGTTATCGTGACAGCTTTGGTGCTAGCGGTGAAAAGCTGTCAAGAAAATGCGGTTATTGTGACAGGTTTGGGTGCTGAGGGTGAAAAGCTGTCAAGAAAAAGAGATAATCGTGACAGGTTTGGGTGCTAGCGGTGAAAAGCTGTCAAGAAAAAGAGTTAATCGTGACAGGTTTGGCGTCAAACGGAGAAAAGCTGTCAAAAGAAAGAGTACAATCCAAAGCCCCTATGCCACCAGTGGTGCTGAAATCTCACCTTGTTTATATTCGGAAAATTCGTTATTTTATTAACTAGAAAGTTACCTTGTTTCAAAGGCGGTGATTAGTTGACTCGACTATTATGGACTTTATCGATAGCTCAGTTTCTGGCGATGCAGGTGTGGTTTAACTTTTCAGCGGTTATGCCTGTTGTTGAAAAAGAATGGGGCTTATCCCCGACGGAATCTGGGATTATCGTCGCTTTTTTTCATATAGGTTATGTGGCGGCGGTGTTTTTTTACAGCTTTTTGAGTGATCGTTATAATCCGAAATATTCGTTTATGTACGGGGCGCTGATGGCCGGGGTTTCGGGCGTGCTCTTCAGTTTATTGGCACAAGGATTCTGGTCGGCTCTATTACTGAGATTTATTTCAGGTATTGGGATTGCGGGTATTTATGTTCCGGGGATGAAAATTGTTGCGCAAACATCGAGCGATAGAACACGAGGTGCAGCGCTGGGGCTTTTTGTTGGGTCGCTTGTCGTTGGCTCGGGATTTTCGCTGCTTGTCTCTGGGTTATTCATTAACCTGGTCGGCTGGCAAGGGGTCATTTTCATCACTTCATGTTCGGCAATTCTGGCATCCGCGTTAATCCACTTTTCCACCATTCCTGAAAACATCCATATTCATAACCAGCGTTTGAGTATGTCGCTTTTAAAACGAGTGCTCACCAAAAGAAACCTGCTGGTGAACATCAGTTACACCGGCCATTGTTGGGAACTGTATGCGATGTGGGCTTGGATTGGCCCTTTTATGGTGTATTACTTTCAGACGCATGAGGTCAGCAATGCCATTTCTGTCGGTAATTTTATCGGAGCGTTTGTGGTGATGATTGGCGGCTTTGCCAGCTTTATCGGCGGGAGAATGTCGGATTCTTTTGGCCGGCTAAAATCAATCAAGCTATTTATTTATATTAGTATTTGCTGTTCATTGGTGATTGGCTGGCTGACGCCTGCGAGTATGTGGATTTTGCTTCCGATTGTTTTCATATATGGATTTACGATTATTGCTGATTCACCGATTTATAACACGATGATCACAGAAATATCCGATCCGGAGATAACCGGCATTGCATTAGGGATCCAGTCCGTTTTAGGGTTCAGTGCCACGATTTTTTCACCGATGATTTTTGGCATTCTGCTCGATTACTTCAATTGGGGTGTTGCTTTTACGACCATTGGGGCAATGACAATCATAACGCCAATTTGCATTTCGTTGTTAAGGAAGTGGCTGAGTGAGGATGCAAAGGTCGCATAGCGGTATTTCTGGTCTGAAAAAAATTATCTTTTAATCTGGAATTTTGGTATAATTTTACCAAAATAACCTAAAGCAAGAGGTACATACTTTGACTAAATCTAAACTGCAATTTTGGCTGATTCAAATTTTGCTGATCACGACAATCATTTATGTTTCTACGAAGATT
It contains:
- a CDS encoding GNAT family N-acetyltransferase; amino-acid sequence: MEIKIDDLTGAQVVSLIGEHLNGMKLHSPPESIHALGLGELKGPDITFWTVWSEEQLMGCGALKKLDSMHGELKSMRTATAHLRKGVAQAMLEHIIKEARKRGYARLSLETGSMEAFFPARKLYEKYGFVYCPPFGDYIEDQNSVFMTMEL
- a CDS encoding YdeI/OmpD-associated family protein, whose translation is MTIISKLNLTKYSNLAVLNQPDDYDLFDGYKTQISGDHDAIFIFVESIEEMVEHTQSIINGQHLQEKGYLFFAYPKKGNKRYQSYVHRDEIFHAVKVGEDGYVENSDIKFSRMVSMDDVFTVVGLKREKKPAYKSTAASQCVADYEDNVHDVEKLLTDYPNERQFYKELTPGYQKDWARFIFSAKQQKTREKRQEQMVEVLSQGYKSMDLFRQKKK
- a CDS encoding MFS transporter — translated: MTRLLWTLSIAQFLAMQVWFNFSAVMPVVEKEWGLSPTESGIIVAFFHIGYVAAVFFYSFLSDRYNPKYSFMYGALMAGVSGVLFSLLAQGFWSALLLRFISGIGIAGIYVPGMKIVAQTSSDRTRGAALGLFVGSLVVGSGFSLLVSGLFINLVGWQGVIFITSCSAILASALIHFSTIPENIHIHNQRLSMSLLKRVLTKRNLLVNISYTGHCWELYAMWAWIGPFMVYYFQTHEVSNAISVGNFIGAFVVMIGGFASFIGGRMSDSFGRLKSIKLFIYISICCSLVIGWLTPASMWILLPIVFIYGFTIIADSPIYNTMITEISDPEITGIALGIQSVLGFSATIFSPMIFGILLDYFNWGVAFTTIGAMTIITPICISLLRKWLSEDAKVA